The genomic region TTTCCAaatacagcttttaaaaattgaaaagcatTGTTCCTATGACCGCCCCAGCCGGTATAAACGCGTGGTGACATAGCAAAGGCGGAGCTCTGTGGAGGGCGACGGCGACGCCCCCGCCCGGCCTATGGGAAGGGTGCCCTAGCACGGGGTTTGGAGCACCGGCGAGGCCACCGCAACCTCCTACCCCTGCTTCCTTGAGGTCAGCCCTGGAGCTGGCCCCACACCAACAAACAGGCTTGCGGCAGAAAAGTTCCATAAAAAGGGATTTATTGCCAAACTTCAAGAAAGGCGCTTCATAAGCAGAGACATGGAATGCCCTCCTCCTTCCGGAGGCAGGAGGGCGGCCCCTGCCtatttcccatcctccctcccctggaAGCTGCCCCCCCCCTTggggcccaggctgcccaggtcccgggACCCTATAGGAGCCAATGGCCTGAGGCCGCTAAGGTTGCCCCAGAGCTACTCCCTCAGCCTGGTCACTtatcagaggggaaagggagctcTTGTCCCTGAAAGCAGGTGATGGGCTAAAGCTCAGCAGCCCTCACAGGAGGGCTGTTCCCCAAGCAAGTCCACAGGGGTCACATGGTTGCGGGTACTTGATGGCGTTCTTGCTCTCACACTGGAGACAGACGGACAGGCAGAATGTGGCATGGGAGCCTAGTTTTTCCAAAGAGTGTGGTTTGGGGAGATCCATGGAGCTCATGAGCCACAGCATTCTGCTCACACCCATGCCTGCCCAGTCAGGCTACAGAGTGGCCCTCTGTCTGCCCTCCTGACCCCTGGCTACTGCCCCCAAGAACAGGTAGAAGTACAGGGAAGAAGGCATCGGCCTGCACTGGCAGGCCGCAGTGGGCACTactggtggcagggggtgggcagtgggcagaggctgtggcccccctcctctctttcaGTAAACGAAAGTGCACATGCAGAACCCCCTGAGCAAGCCTGTCAGGAGCTGCTCTCGCCCCCACgggcccagggagaggggctgcagctCGCAGGGCTCTGCACCTACAGGCCCTGCCCTCAGTCCAGCTGCTGCAGCAGGATGGAGACCAGGTGTgctcctggggccagggagggctcTGGAGAGGCCCAGGCGCTGGCCCGGGCCGGGAGAAAACGCTCCTTCCCTCGGAGGTTCAGGAAGCACAGCCCACCTAGGGCCTGagccagaggggtgaggggaggtgggagaggacgTGGTTTGAGGCCCCAACATAGCCCTCAGCGTAAGAATAAATGACTGGGCTATTGGACCTGTTTGGTTGTGGAGGAACCACAGAGACCCAGATGTAAATCCCATCTGGGGAGGCACAGAAGTTGGGGCGGCTTCTCTTCTGAAGGCTGATTTAGAATGAGTCGCATACAGGATTTTCTGACAGTGACATCGGGCCGTTCTGTAGTTCGCCTGTAGAGGAATGCGTGGGGCTGGACACAAGCTGGTCCAGAGGCAGGGACTAGACTAGGAGACCTTTCAGGTTCCTCCTCCCCCCTGGAGTCCTCCTGTCACACTCACCAGGGAAGGCCTGCAGAACAGGAAGGCCCGAGAGGGGCCACACAGCAAGTGGCTTTCTCACACCTGCCTCCGACCTGCCTTCCGGGGCTTTCAGCTGAGAGAGGAACCTACAGCCTAGACCCAAGGCGTCAGCAGCTACTGGgaagaggtgggcaggagggttgGTTACGACTTGAAGCTGCCTTTGCCAGGAGGCTGTCTGCCTGGGAGTATCTGGACATAGAGGCTGTGGGGGGCTCAGCTGTGCTCTATTCAGAAGTCAGGAATGTAAACTACCGGGGGTGAGAAGCAGAGATGATGCCACCCCCAGAGCCCCCAGTGCTGTGCCAAAGCCCTGGGGCAGATCGGAACAGCCATGCAAGCACAGAGGTCCTGAGTGTGTGCTCCCAGCCTGAGCCAGGGCCCGGAGGCCAGGCCAGTTAGCCGGACAGTGGCCCTGGGTGACACCTGCACCACTGGCCAAGGCAAGGCAGGAAGGGTACCGGGAGCCTCTGCAGGTCCTGGCCAAACACTGACATGTCCGACGGCCCTTGAGCAGCCTGAGCAGAAGCACATTTCTCGGCAGGGCTGGGCTCCGGTGAACTAGGCCAGCCAGCAGGGACCGTGCCCCGGCCCGGCAGGCCCTAGGGTGCACTTCTCCTGTAGAGGGTCACCAGCTCCTTCCGCTTTTCCCGCAGCCCAGGTGCTTCCTGGCTTAGGTCTCCCAGATCTCGGATTTCCTGCAGGACCTGGGTGGCCTGCCTCAGCTGCTCCACGGCCTCGCTGAGCAGTGTCTCGGCACTCACTGGGGCCGGCTCGCTGGCCAGGAACTTGTTCAGCAGTTTCTCCGTCTGTTCTGAGGCCACCTGCACCTCCAGCTGGGCCCGGTACAGCCGTTGCTGTGGACGCCGGGGGCCTTCCCCAAGCAGGTCCCCCATGGAGGAGCGGCGGGGATAGATCTGAGGTGGCAGGTCCCAGGGGAACACTGTAGAAGCCGTTTCGTTCTTTGGGGGAATTCCTGGAGTGCCGGCAGCCTGGGATGGCTCGACAGGCTCAGGACTGTCGTCCACGCCATTCACTGAAACCCGTGCTGAGCCCGGGGCAGAGGTCTCGGAGGCCCCGGGActctgggctggccctggagcctCCACCCCACTCATGGAGGCTCTCAGCTTCTCCGATAGGATcttgggtgggggtgtggggggcttcCCGCCCTCCTTGGTCGCAGCCTCCGAAGTCTCAGCACAGGGCACCTGGGGGGGCTCCGCACGCTCAGGCACAGGGGCCTCCTCGGGGCTGGAGTTGTCCCAGCTCACCTTCAGTTTTCCAGGCAGGACCCTGGGGAGCGGCTCAGAGGCGCTGTCCTCCCCCACGGCAGTCTCTGAGTCTTCCTGGCTCTCAGGCTGCGCTTCAGAGCTTGCTGAGACAGGGGTTGGGGCTCTCTCCCCCACAGGGGTTTCCACTCTGTCACCAAGGACGGTCACCTCGGGAGCTGGGGAAGGCTTGGTAGGAGGCATGGGGGGCCGGAGTGCCTCCCGGGGCTGGGCTGCATTGACATCGTTGCCGGGGGTAAGCTCTGGCGGCCTGCTGTCCAGAGCATCGAGGTCCAGGCGTGAAAGTCCATCAGAAGCTGCGTTGGCTACCTGGAGGGGGCAGCATATGGACATCATCATGGACGACTGGCCTTTGGGTCTGATGTGCCCGCCCACAAGGGGACTACAGCCCTCCCatccaggctgcccaggtcccaggcccctctccacGCCCTCTGATGAACCCGCTGCTCTCTCACTTGTAGAAGAATTCCCTGTGTCAGAATCACAGGCCAGAGGTCAGAGCCGGCTGTCCTCTCGGTGCCCCAGCCGGCTTCTTCCAGCCAGGGAAAGAGGCCGCTGTTTAGTAGCCGTTGTACTGGCCTGGGCAGCAGGGCACATGGCCCCAGCCCTGTTTCTGACCCTTCCTGGCTGTTCGGCCTGGAGAGTGTTCCCTCTCTGCAACCACCCACCCAGCAGGTGCCAGGACCAGGACTCAATAAGTCTCCAGCATTGTCTGCGCTCGCTCACTtctgcttcccctccctggaGACCTCTGTCCAGGCTGCCGGCCCCACACCCAGCCCTCTGGCCCAGATCTCTCCAGCCCTCGCCTGCCCAGCTGCTCGTGCCCACTCTCCTCACATGGTCAGATGTGGCCCCGGGCACAGGCAGCCCTAGACCACAGCTGACTGCCAGAGGGGAACAGCTGCGCCAAGCAGACAGCTGCCACCAACTTGGCCCCAGGGCTCCGCAGGGACACCCAGCAGCCACACCTGGTCCTGGGGACCTTCCCAGGGAGGCTCAGAGGCCCTagagcagggctgggcagcaggcCTCTCCCTGGTCCCTCAGGTGGTGGGGTCCTGGCGGGGACCCTCACTCCCCTCTACATGCACACAGGTGAACTGGCGACACACACGTTCAGTCACGGGGATGAGAGTCCCGCCCTGAAGTCTTCTCACAGGGTCTCCTCTCCAGCTGGCCCTCCCTGCACCTCCTAGATCTCCCACCTCAGGTATGCCTTGCCCTCTGGTTACTACAGCCCTTCCCTTTGCAGCTTTCCCCTCGGCTGACAGGCATGAACAGGCTGCCTCACCTCAAAGCAAACTCTCCGGTGACCTtggcccttcccttccccctctttcttcctctggtCCCCCACTCCAGCACCCTTAGCGCTGCACCCCATGGCAGTCCCAAGCTGACCTTTCTGAGCGAATATGCTGTAAGCATTACCACCTGCCTGTCCCTCATCCTGCCCTTGTGACTTGTGGCTGCCAACCTGGCTGATGACCTAGGGGTCCTGTGCCCTTCTCTCCCTGGATGTGCCACTCACCTCTCTGGCCTCCTCTTCCTTGGCTCTttactacccccaccccccaaatgtaGCATGTGCTGAGGTTCTTTCCTGACCTCCAAGGTCTCtaccaccccaccacccacccccatcaGCAACAATGGTCTGAAAGGGGCTCTTCGGTCACCCCTCCCCTTGCCCATATCTTCTCCCAAATTCCCTGTGCCCAGGGCCTCTAACTGCCCAGCCTCCAGGCGTGGAGGCTCCTCTGACAACCCTCCTCTGTCTAGGGCGCTCCCCCGGCCTGTAGTCAATCACACACAGGCTGACTCTTGCTTCCCAGTCTCTCCCCCACGGGCCCCTCCCTTTTCAACCCCTCTGGGAGCCGGGAGCCCCcactgctcctcttcctcctggtcCTCTACCTTTCCTTCCCTCAATCCAAACCCCTGCTACCCCGGGCCTCAAACTGACCTCTGGAACACACCCTCCCACCCATCCTGTCCTCAGTTCCGGCATTCAAGGTCTTCCCAATTTCCTCCCCCTGACCCCAGCTTCCCTGAAAGCTGTCCCAAAGGGACTGGGTACGCTTTgcactctcctgcctcctgcctcagctCACACCGTTCCCTCCACCGGGCACCTCCCTCCCGCCACGTCTGCCAACGGAAACCCTTCCCGTCCTCCTAGGGCTGCTCAAGGGCCAGGGGGTCCTCGGTACAAAAACTAGACGCGGCTCTGCCTGCATGTCTTTCTCCAGCTGGGAGCCGAGCTCTGAGAGGCACAGGCCACGTGGGGTCTGTTTCCCTCAGGCACCAACTCTGGCTGAGGCCGGCGTGTGGGCTCACAGCGCAGTAGGCACATCTACACGCTGAGCACGACTAACGCACGCGCCTGCACTCAGACCCCGCACACCGCCCAGGAAGCCCCAGCTCCAGGAGTCCTCAGGAAAGGGGGGGTCCGAGCCTGGCTGCCATCCTAAGGAGCTGGGGTCCCAGGCTCAGCTGACCTCCCATCTGTCCAAGCTGGGGGCAAAGTCTTACCTCCTTCAGGTGGATTCTCGTAGGTGGCCGGCGCTGCTGGCCCCCACGCACTCGGTTCCGAGTCACATGCTCCAGCGCACAGCTCTTGTCCACCTTTATCTGGGAAGGAGAAGGAACCAGGTCAGTCCCCACCAGGCCttggggagagaaggaaatgcccaggtgttAACTCAGAGTCAGAGCCTGTACCCACATCCTCACGCACAGGGTCGAGAGCCCCATCGCTGCCTCTCTTTGAAGCATCTCCCCTTGTCTGACCTCTGCTCCCCGTCTCTGCGCTGCCTTTGTCAtctctgcaggctgaggctctccCTCTCTTTGTGGCTGCCCTCTTTGGGCTCAGTCTTCCTGCCCTAATATGGGCTTCAGCCTTTGCCCCTCAGTCTACTGCAAATACGTAAGTGGCCCCGAGGCTGCGTTTGGGCTTAGCTGGGGGAGGGCGAGGAGTTAGCCCATGATACCCTGGTATCTGCTTCCAGAATAGGCCTTGCCCTGGCCCCAGCTGCTCCCCCAGGACCCTCGGGTCAGAGCATCTAGAGGCAGCATCTCCTCTCTGAGGGTAAGGAAAAGGGGTGAGGAGTAGCCCAGGAAGACACAGAGTAAGATTCACATGGAAATCCAGACTCTGAATCCCGGAGCAGCCTGTCCctttggtgggggggaggggggtgagagggGGGCTGAGACTGTCCAGTCCCCAGGTCAGGCTCAGGCTTAGGCCACCTGGGGTCCAACTGTCTCTGTTCCTCAGAGGAGGAGCTAATCCCACTCCACCAAGACTGTGGGCTGAGGCCCAGCCcatgcccccatcaccccgccccACAAAAGGCAAAGCTCCGAGCATGCCAGCCCCACTGAGACATGAACTAGGAGCCGAGCCCCAAGTCGGGGGCCTTGGGAAGATTCGCTCCCCTCAGGTCTCAGACTTCTGCAGTCCAAGGGCCACCCAGGCAGCCTCCAGGACCAGTTTAGCCCAAATAGCTAAAACTCCACGATGTCAAAGATAATCCTCCCTAGGAGATCTGGTCTAGGGGACACCTTGCCTGCCCCAAGCCTGACTGTGGCCACCCCCACTCCAGCACAGGGGGTGGGTGGCCACTTCGGGCAGACACCTGGCTTACACTTCATGGCCAAACTGAAAAGTGAGCGTTCTGGCTTTCAGCTCACCCCCCAAACCTCTCTGGCTGGGCCCACCGGCTGTTGGGCTACAAGCCTGTAAATTCTACCCCACCACTTAcccatgttttcattttaacaagtcACTTCATTTCCttacacctcagtttcctcatctgtaaagtggggatgctACCACCTACTTTGAGgggtgctgtgaggattaaatgaggtaacagTAGCCTGGCCAGTTTGTAGCAGTGACATAACCAAGGGCTTGTCTGAGGTGAGGCTGGGCAGGGTCCCCTCTGAGCTCACACAGGGGAAAGGGGACACAGAGCTGTCTGTCCACAGGACTTCACCGCACCTCATCGAAAGCCTTGTTCTTGCCTCGGCTGATCCCTTCATTGAGGGCTTTGATCCAGgattccttctcctccccgctGGGTGCTTGGAACTTGATGTTGCTGACCTGCAGGGGGCGTGGGTGGGGTAGATGGCAGATGTTAAACCTGGCTCACATTTGGGGTCTTAAGGAAGCTCCCCACCCCAAATCCCAAGGTGGGCCGTGGCACAGCTGAGAAAGGGCTCGCTCCCCGCGTGCAGCTGTCAGACTTAGATTGGAACCCGCCTTGCCCTGGGGAGGGCGCTCAGGTCTGGCCCCCGCCAGCTGCCTGACCTCTGGGCTTGTTTTCTCTGAAGTAGGAGTAGCCCTAGTCTCCTGGGACTGAGGTGACAGAGGGGACAGGCATGAGGGGTGTCCGTGGTGAAGGCCCACTGGAACCAGAATCATCTTCAGCTCCCCAGGGGGCCCCACAGGCAGTCCTGGccacaaataaaaaaatcccagGGTCTCCTTTCTGGCCTTGAATCGTAGACTGTAAGAAAGGGCAGTGGGGTCCTTTCCAACCTcctcattctacagatgaggagacagaggcTCACCAGATGGGATGAAATTTGACCACGGTGGCCTAAAGTAATCCCATGACTCCTGACTCCAGACCCTATGCCACCCACCCCACAGGTCCCTTTCCATCTTGGGCAGGAGCTCCAAGCTCCTATATTAGACTCAGAGGGCAGCTCAgaggcccccggccccccgcctgCCAGGCCCCAAGGTCAGATAATGATGGAAGGTGTGAGGCATGCAAACTGAGAGGCTGCTTTGCATGGTGGACACAGCAGTGGAGTCTCTGAACTAGACAAACCACCACTTACAGCTGGCTgaccttgagcctcagtttccttgtctgtaaaggGAGACCACCACCATATCTGCCTATGGAGCTGTGAGGGTCACTGACATTTGAAGTGTTAGATCTGGAGTTGGGCACAGAGTGCTCAGTAGTAGAAATCATCACCATGgtcttccttctggacaaaacagccccagtttcctcatctggaaacaaTGCTGAGGGAATTCAACCTGACTAAAGCCAGGggccggcacacagtaggtactcagtaaatagttactgaatgaatgagccaataaatgaatgaactagcCCAAGGTTCCTTCCCTTACCCCATTTTTGGGCCATTGCCCACTCTCTGACCTCAAGATGCCCTAGTTCTTTGTTGGGCAGGTCGCcagcctgtcccccccccccccccccccccgctcctggTGTTAGCGCCTTCCTCCCCACCACTCTCCCAGTTATGTAACACTGGAGTCCCCCTGGCCCCTCAGCATCCTCATTATATAACTTcctcctggctgcctcccacttCTCTTCATACCAGGCCCTGGGTCCCACCCGCCTCCCCATGCCAGGCACAGCCAAATGCTCATTTGCATGACCAGGGTAAATTCGATCCTGGCAGCAGATCTGCAGTTAAGTCAGAAACCCCAGGGCACCTTGGCAACTGCCTCTTAGCCCAGCCATCAGGGCTGCCGGGAGCTCAGGGGGGAACAGCATTGCATCCAGGCTCTGCAAGGTCCCACCCAACCCTGGGATGGGGCTGTGAAAAGGTGGACCAGGGCCAGAGCCTCTGAGCCAGCTGCTCTTCCTGCTCGCAGGCCCTGATTGGTGGGCCCCTGCCTGGTGCAGAACTTAACATCCCAGAGAGCTTGGGAGGCATGTACTTGAATACAGCAATAAATGCAGCAAGCGTGGGGCGAAAAAGACCATTGGCCTGGGAGTCAAGATCAGAGTTCTAGTCTCACCAACCTGTAATGGCGCCCTGCACATGTCTTTTCACTTGGGGCCTCAATGGGACAAATACAGAACCACTGAACCCAACCCAAACTGTGGCCTTCCCCATTGGCCAGCCCACCTGAGgcaggctgtggggaggagggtgtaggCCAAAGGGCCACCCTAGGAGAAGGAATACAAGGTGAAAtgggacccagccccaccctcaggaACCCTGTGATTCTGGCTGAATGAGCCAGGCATCCCACAGGGTGATCAGAACAGGGATAAGCAGAATACCAAGAagctgctcctcctgccccacccccaccccatgtcctGAAGAGCCCCAGGCTACACAGGTCTCTGCCCAAGTCCTTCCAAGAAGCCCCAGGAGCAAAGGACTTTAGGAGCTAACAGGGCTGGCCACAGAATAGACCCTCACTGGcctgggaaaggggggaggaCAAAATGGCAGAGGGGCAAaaagtgggaggggaaggggaggcaggaaaaggaaagggCCAAGCTGGCTGGGACCAGCAGGCAGCAAGGCCCAGCAGCGGCCACCCTGCTTCCTGGCAGCATCTGCCTGTGACCTCATGGCAGGGGCgtggggatggggagatggggggagaggggcatgcAGGACACTGGAGTCTTTGTTTATTTGATTAGAAGGAAAAACAGGCGGCCTCAGGACCAGACAGCCGGGGTCATGTGACCTCCCAGGCAGCGGGCGGCGTCACTGAGGATGGGGAACACCCAGGGCGATAGGAAAGGAGGGTGAGAGGATGCGGGGGATGTGGTACTCTGGGTGGTCCCCCGTGTGCCCTCTGGAGAGCTCCCACTCTCTGTGTGAGCTCCTGGGGTGGCGAGGGCCAGGGGGCCCTTGAATTGGAATCAGGGTGTACTGCCCTCCcactgctctgcagcccccaccAGCTGCTCCACGGCGCACTCCCTACTGATCACCCTGTTCCCAGAGTCACCCTGAGCCAACCTGAACTCTGAAGAACTGGGGAATGGGAGGGAGGTGTTGGCCGAAGCAGGCGAGAAGGTAGATACACAAACAGGCTTCTCCGAAGGTGATGTCCCACCCTGCACTGGGCCTGGCCCACCTATCCCACCACCAGCTGATCCTCAGAACAGGAGAAAGGAGGGGCCAGGACTGGCAGAGGACAGAAGCCAGGTCCCCTCCGCTCCACATCCACATAAGCTCACTCAGAGACACGCAAAGACCCAGACAGACCGTGGCCAGGTGAACACTAAGAGGTGCACACACGTGCACTGGACACACAGGTGCAGACCTTCACGCATAATGAGCTCCATGTCTctcaaaacacacatacacaaacagaGCGCCCCCCAGAGAGAAAGCAGGCCTCCCCACAGGATAGGGGCTCCTCTTCTCAAAGAGCCCTAAGTAGCAGATGCCACGTGAAACCTGGGCCCAGCCCCATGAACCCTCACGACACTATaaacctgcccccgccccctgggcaCACCCCCAATCCCAGGGTCAGAGCCCTGCCCACAGCTGCTGCTTTGCCCTCACCCAGGCAGAGCAGGGCCAAGGATTAGTGGGTAGA from Eptesicus fuscus isolate TK198812 chromosome 5, DD_ASM_mEF_20220401, whole genome shotgun sequence harbors:
- the PLEKHO2 gene encoding pleckstrin homology domain-containing family O member 2; this encodes MEEEGAKERGEKPQRARTADKAGWVKKSSGGFLGLWKDRYLLLCQAQLLVYESEDEQKCVETVELGSYEKCQDLRALLKRKHRFILLRSPGNKVSNIKFQAPSGEEKESWIKALNEGISRGKNKAFDEIKVDKSCALEHVTRNRVRGGQQRRPPTRIHLKEVANAASDGLSRLDLDALDSRPPELTPGNDVNAAQPREALRPPMPPTKPSPAPEVTVLGDRVETPVGERAPTPVSASSEAQPESQEDSETAVGEDSASEPLPRVLPGKLKVSWDNSSPEEAPVPERAEPPQVPCAETSEAATKEGGKPPTPPPKILSEKLRASMSGVEAPGPAQSPGASETSAPGSARVSVNGVDDSPEPVEPSQAAGTPGIPPKNETASTVFPWDLPPQIYPRRSSMGDLLGEGPRRPQQRLYRAQLEVQVASEQTEKLLNKFLASEPAPVSAETLLSEAVEQLRQATQVLQEIRDLGDLSQEAPGLREKRKELVTLYRRSAP